In Streptomyces sp. NBC_01381, the sequence GCCCAGCCGATGCCGCCCGGTGTCTCGGAGAGCCGGAAGAGGACGTTCTGCATGCGCAGGGGCCCCAGCTCCGGGTCGGGCACGGTGGTGACGGTGTTCAGGGCCTCGTACTGCGGGTCCGTCATGACGTCGCGTACGTCCTGGATCGGGGCGACGGCGGCCTCCGCCTTCTCGAACGCCTCGATCACCTCCGCGCGGGTGTGGCGGGCGATCCAGCCGCCGACCGCCTCGTCGAGCACGTCCGCGTGGCCGGCCCGGTCCGCGCCGCTCGCGAACCAGGGCTCGGCGATCAGGTCGGGGCGGCCCACAAGCCGCAGCACGCGTTCCGCGATGGACTGCGCGGAGGTGGAGACGGCGACCCAACTCCCGTCCGCCGTGCGGTAGGTGTTGCGGGGCGCGTTGTTCGTCGAGCGGTTGCCGGTGCGGGGCTGTACGTGGCCCAGCTGGTCGTACCAGAGCGGATGCGGGCCGAGGACCGTGAGGATCGGCTCGATGATCGCCATGTCCACCACCTGGCCACGGCCCGTGCGGTCGCGTGCCGCGAGCGCCGTCATCACCGCGTACGCCGTCGCAAGACCCGCGATCGAATCGGCGAGGCCGAAGGGCGGAAGGGTCGGCGGCCCGTCCGGTTCGCCGGTGATCGCGGCGAAACCGCTCATCGCCTCGGCGAGCGTGCCGAAACCGGGGCGGCGGGCGTACGGGCCGAACTGGCCGAAGCCCGTG encodes:
- a CDS encoding CaiB/BaiF CoA-transferase family protein, with amino-acid sequence MTAQAPLTGLRVLDVATLFAGPLAATMLGDFGAEVVKVEHPTRPDPSRGHGPSKDGVGLWWKLLGRNKRTMTLDLSTPGGRTTLLRLAATADVIIENFRPGTLEKWDLGWEELSETNPRLVLARVTGFGQFGPYARRPGFGTLAEAMSGFAAITGEPDGPPTLPPFGLADSIAGLATAYAVMTALAARDRTGRGQVVDMAIIEPILTVLGPHPLWYDQLGHVQPRTGNRSTNNAPRNTYRTADGSWVAVSTSAQSIAERVLRLVGRPDLIAEPWFASGADRAGHADVLDEAVGGWIARHTRAEVIEAFEKAEAAVAPIQDVRDVMTDPQYEALNTVTTVPDPELGPLRMQNVLFRLSETPGGIGWAGRPHGADTDAVLTELGLSEGEITELRKAGAL